A genomic window from Methanobrevibacter sp. TLL-48-HuF1 includes:
- a CDS encoding zinc ribbon domain-containing protein: MKKCPECGNPSYDGAPACGNCGYKFPKMKPSAPKKEIFDKAPEKKKKQFSDEESTIEIIKENRILIGAIILITIIVICGIVITGPNNNNQTAQSGDMVKFSEAGFSFSYPSSWSEVNGTDSDHEGSVFFKNENGTTIQYYNVSNDSTSLKDITQDRISYAQENGDYIDTVQTITLDGRNASDVILEQSSGNYTRYVSLFSNGELYVFKISGDSLNAINSSDINAVLQTADIA; encoded by the coding sequence GTGAAAAAATGTCCCGAATGTGGAAATCCTAGTTACGATGGTGCACCTGCATGTGGGAACTGTGGATATAAATTTCCAAAAATGAAACCCTCAGCTCCTAAAAAGGAAATATTTGACAAAGCTCCTGAAAAAAAGAAAAAACAATTTAGTGACGAAGAAAGTACAATTGAAATCATTAAAGAAAACAGAATCCTTATTGGAGCAATTATACTTATTACAATAATCGTCATCTGTGGAATTGTCATTACAGGACCAAATAATAATAACCAAACTGCACAAAGTGGAGATATGGTTAAATTTTCTGAAGCAGGATTTTCTTTCAGCTATCCAAGCAGTTGGAGTGAAGTAAATGGAACTGACAGTGACCATGAAGGTTCCGTCTTCTTTAAAAATGAAAATGGCACTACTATTCAATATTATAACGTGTCTAATGATTCCACATCATTAAAAGATATAACTCAAGATAGAATTAGTTATGCTCAAGAAAATGGTGATTATATAGATACAGTTCAAACAATAACATTAGATGGTAGAAACGCTTCAGATGTAATTTTAGAACAATCCAGTGGAAATTACACCAGATACGTATCATTATTCAGTAATGGAGAATTATATGTATTTAAAATAAGTGGCGATTCATTAAATGCCATTAATTCTAGTGATATTAATGCTGTACTTCAAACCGCAGATATTGCATAA
- a CDS encoding carbon-nitrogen hydrolase family protein yields the protein MKIKIALCQINVVDNKEKNIENATSMILKAVKQNADFIVLPEMFNCPYSNEKFIEYCEEETNSLTLSKIAKLADENNTYILAGSIPEKEDSKIFNTSYLFDKNGEIIAKHRKMHLFDIDVKGKIYFKESDTLSSGNKFTIAKTEFGNVGIGICYDIRFPELARLMANAGAEILFYPGAFNMTTGPAHWELTFRARALDNQVYCVGVAPALNRDASYHSYGHSIITNPWGEVITQLDEKENLKIVEIDLNEIKKVREELPLLKNKRNDLYKINLI from the coding sequence ATGAAAATTAAAATTGCACTATGTCAAATTAATGTAGTTGACAATAAAGAAAAAAACATTGAAAATGCTACATCTATGATTTTAAAAGCTGTTAAACAAAATGCTGATTTTATTGTTCTTCCTGAAATGTTTAACTGCCCTTATTCCAATGAAAAATTCATAGAATATTGTGAAGAAGAAACAAACAGTCTTACATTATCTAAAATAGCCAAATTAGCTGATGAAAATAATACTTATATTTTAGCAGGATCCATTCCTGAAAAAGAAGACTCAAAAATCTTTAATACAAGCTATTTATTTGATAAAAATGGTGAAATAATAGCAAAACATAGAAAAATGCATTTATTTGATATTGATGTTAAAGGAAAAATCTATTTTAAAGAATCTGATACATTAAGTTCAGGCAATAAATTCACAATAGCTAAAACAGAATTTGGAAACGTAGGTATTGGAATCTGTTATGATATACGTTTTCCGGAACTGGCCAGACTAATGGCTAATGCCGGAGCTGAAATCTTATTTTATCCCGGAGCATTTAACATGACAACAGGCCCTGCTCACTGGGAACTTACATTTAGAGCCAGAGCTCTGGATAATCAGGTTTATTGTGTTGGTGTTGCACCTGCACTAAACAGAGATGCCAGCTATCACAGTTACGGCCATTCAATTATTACAAATCCATGGGGAGAAGTAATTACTCAGCTAGATGAGAAAGAAAACTTAAAAATCGTTGAAATAGATTTAAATGAAATAAAAAAAGTAAGAGAGGAACTTCCTCTTTTAAAAAATAAAAGAAATGATTTGTATAAGATTAATTTAATTTAG
- a CDS encoding HEAT repeat domain-containing protein, whose translation MSDLILKEAIDNLSNDDVSVRKEAINDLIGVTDIEAIDPLIEATTDDNAQIRFKAAEILGNMGEVARDKLIEKFEASEGKNKRFLTFALKETKDEKVIPYFASAVEDDDFGVRKTAIRALGELQAHDELYTIAKGLEDEDWGVRLATIYALGDLASDESIDLIKDARRNEKDKDFKKSCNKALKKAEKAKKAKASGETLSKVKPISTIKEMEKTNVQKAIKEYEQYVTEEQPKDAPYKRLCILYRKNNDLENEIRILNKAIEVLSKKKPGKEDWFEKRLAKLN comes from the coding sequence ATGTCTGATTTAATTTTAAAGGAAGCTATTGACAATCTCTCAAATGATGATGTAAGTGTAAGAAAGGAAGCGATTAATGATTTAATTGGTGTAACTGATATTGAAGCTATTGATCCGTTAATTGAAGCAACTACTGATGATAATGCTCAAATAAGATTTAAAGCAGCTGAAATTTTAGGTAATATGGGGGAAGTTGCCAGAGATAAATTAATTGAAAAATTTGAGGCATCAGAAGGCAAAAATAAACGTTTTTTAACATTTGCTCTTAAAGAAACTAAAGATGAAAAAGTTATTCCTTATTTTGCAAGTGCTGTGGAAGATGATGATTTTGGTGTAAGAAAAACAGCTATCAGAGCTTTGGGGGAGCTTCAGGCACATGATGAATTATATACAATAGCTAAAGGACTTGAAGATGAAGACTGGGGTGTCCGATTAGCTACTATTTATGCATTGGGAGATTTAGCTTCTGATGAATCTATTGATTTAATTAAAGATGCAAGGCGTAATGAAAAGGATAAAGACTTTAAAAAATCATGTAATAAAGCACTTAAAAAAGCTGAAAAAGCTAAAAAAGCAAAAGCATCAGGTGAAACTTTATCAAAAGTAAAACCAATAAGCACAATTAAGGAAATGGAAAAAACCAATGTTCAAAAAGCTATTAAAGAATATGAACAGTATGTGACTGAAGAACAGCCAAAAGATGCTCCTTATAAAAGATTATGTATTCTTTATAGGAAAAATAATGATTTGGAAAATGAAATTAGGATTTTAAATAAAGCAATTGAAGTTTTATCTAAGAAAAAACCCGGAAAAGAAGATTGGTTTGAAAAAAGATTAGCTAAATTAAATTAA
- a CDS encoding ATP-dependent helicase, translating into MITEQTKSYSKKQIYKTLHPWVRQWFDETFEEFTPAQKKSIVDIHKGNNILVSSPTGSGKTLTAFLSILSELTTLSQKGKLEDKVYCIYISPLKALDNDIEKNLEEPLKGIEKIAGKDLGIRKAVRTGDTTQYQRQKMLKKPPHILITTPETLSILLVAPKFREKLSNVKYVIIDEIHSLAENKRGVHLSLSLERLQHLIGQYTRIGLSATVSPLEEVAKFLVGYEYGVERDCKIININYLKDLDMKVLCPVSDIMLADSEDTRLGTYNLLDDLIQENKTTLVFTNTRSGTERFVYNLKKMFPKNYNDENIMAHHSSLSKEVRLATESKLKEGKLKVVVSSTSLELGIDIGYIDLVVLINSPKSVSRALQRIGRSGHKLNEKSTGRIIVTNRDDLVECSVLLKDAKEGKIDKINIPQNCLDVLAQHIYGMSIENPWDIDYAYDVIRKSYCYKNLTRDDYEDVLSYMAGEYEELEERYVYAKIWINYKENTFGKRGKLARMLYSTNIGTIPDSSGVLVKCDGETVGKIEEDFMERLKKGDTFVLGGRTYRFNYGKGMTINVSPANGPPTIPSWFSQQLPLSFDLAMDIQRFRAHMDTRFRYGKSKHEIMEFIYDYLYVDDFAANSIYEYFVEQYTYAKIPSNQRLLIEYYKGFGDRRFVIFHSLFGRKVNDALSRAVAYIVARQYNTNVTISISDNGFYLSAEGTLGGLEAFRQLTPENFKNILTQSLNKTETLASRFRHCAGRSLMTLRHYKGEAKSVGRQQVRGKILLKFVQEMDNDFSILKEARREALEDYMDVNNALKVIEWISSGQMEIKTINTVIPTPFAFNLVSQGYLDVLNQNDKAEFTKRMHKAVLEQIKEELKESDL; encoded by the coding sequence ATGATAACTGAGCAAACAAAAAGCTATTCAAAAAAACAGATATATAAAACCCTACATCCATGGGTTAGACAATGGTTTGATGAAACTTTCGAAGAGTTTACCCCCGCTCAGAAAAAATCAATTGTAGATATTCACAAAGGGAATAATATTTTAGTTTCATCACCTACAGGATCAGGAAAAACATTAACTGCTTTTTTATCCATACTTAGTGAACTAACAACCCTTTCTCAGAAAGGAAAACTTGAAGATAAAGTTTATTGTATCTATATTTCACCACTGAAAGCTTTAGATAATGATATTGAAAAAAACCTGGAAGAACCTCTTAAAGGTATTGAGAAAATTGCAGGCAAGGATTTGGGAATTAGAAAGGCCGTCAGAACAGGTGATACAACCCAATATCAAAGACAGAAAATGCTTAAAAAGCCTCCACATATCCTAATTACCACTCCTGAAACTTTATCTATTTTACTTGTAGCTCCAAAGTTTAGAGAAAAATTAAGTAATGTAAAATATGTTATAATTGATGAAATACATTCACTTGCTGAAAACAAACGTGGAGTGCATTTAAGTTTATCACTTGAACGTTTACAGCATTTAATCGGACAGTATACCAGAATCGGACTTTCAGCTACAGTCAGTCCTCTTGAAGAAGTAGCTAAATTTCTTGTAGGTTATGAATATGGAGTTGAGCGGGACTGTAAAATCATCAATATAAACTATCTTAAAGACCTTGATATGAAAGTTCTTTGTCCAGTCAGTGACATTATGCTGGCTGACAGTGAAGATACCCGTCTTGGAACATATAACCTGTTGGATGATTTGATTCAGGAAAATAAAACCACACTTGTCTTTACAAATACAAGAAGCGGAACTGAACGTTTTGTTTATAATCTTAAAAAAATGTTTCCAAAAAACTACAATGATGAAAATATAATGGCTCATCATTCCTCACTTTCAAAAGAAGTTCGTCTGGCAACTGAAAGCAAATTAAAAGAAGGAAAACTTAAAGTTGTAGTTTCATCAACATCTCTGGAACTGGGAATAGACATCGGATATATTGATTTGGTTGTTCTTATCAACTCTCCAAAATCCGTTTCAAGAGCTCTTCAAAGAATCGGAAGAAGCGGGCACAAACTAAATGAAAAATCCACCGGAAGAATTATTGTAACAAACCGTGATGATCTGGTTGAATGTTCTGTTTTATTAAAAGATGCAAAAGAAGGCAAAATTGATAAAATAAACATTCCTCAAAACTGTTTAGATGTTCTGGCCCAGCACATTTACGGAATGAGTATTGAAAATCCATGGGACATTGATTATGCATATGATGTAATCAGAAAAAGCTATTGCTACAAAAATTTAACCAGAGATGATTATGAAGATGTTTTAAGCTATATGGCTGGAGAATATGAAGAACTTGAAGAGAGATATGTCTATGCTAAAATCTGGATAAATTATAAGGAAAACACCTTTGGTAAACGGGGAAAACTAGCCAGAATGTTATATTCAACAAACATCGGAACAATCCCAGACAGTTCAGGAGTTTTAGTTAAATGTGATGGTGAAACTGTTGGAAAAATAGAAGAAGACTTTATGGAAAGACTGAAAAAAGGAGATACTTTTGTTTTAGGCGGACGAACATACCGTTTCAATTATGGAAAAGGAATGACAATAAATGTTTCACCGGCAAACGGACCTCCAACAATTCCTTCCTGGTTTTCACAGCAGTTACCATTATCTTTTGATTTGGCTATGGATATTCAGAGATTTAGAGCCCATATGGACACCAGATTCAGATACGGAAAAAGCAAACATGAAATTATGGAGTTTATATATGATTACCTGTATGTAGATGATTTTGCAGCCAATTCAATTTACGAATATTTTGTAGAACAGTACACATATGCCAAAATACCGAGCAATCAGAGGTTATTGATTGAATACTATAAAGGATTTGGTGACAGACGCTTTGTAATATTCCACAGTTTATTTGGAAGAAAAGTAAATGATGCACTTTCAAGAGCAGTAGCTTACATTGTTGCACGACAATACAATACAAATGTTACAATATCCATCTCAGACAACGGATTTTACTTAAGTGCAGAAGGAACACTTGGAGGGTTAGAGGCATTCAGACAGCTAACTCCAGAAAACTTTAAAAATATCCTAACACAATCATTAAATAAAACAGAAACATTAGCCAGCAGATTCAGACATTGTGCAGGCAGGTCACTAATGACCCTTAGACATTATAAAGGTGAGGCGAAATCTGTTGGACGCCAACAAGTAAGAGGAAAAATATTGCTTAAATTTGTTCAGGAAATGGATAATGATTTTTCAATCCTAAAAGAAGCTAGAAGAGAAGCTTTAGAAGATTATATGGATGTCAATAATGCGCTTAAAGTTATCGAATGGATATCTTCCGGACAGATGGAAATCAAAACAATAAACACTGTTATTCCAACACCTTTTGCATTTAATTTAGTTTCACAAGGATATTTGGATGTATTAAACCAAAATGATAAAGCAGAATTTACAAAAAGGATGCATAAAGCTGTTTTAGAACAAATAAAAGAAGAATTAAAAGAAAGCGATTTATAA
- a CDS encoding flavodoxin family protein — MKTLIVYYSRTQQTEKIAKAIQKGLNCDIEEITAEKKYDGIIGYIKGGFDAGANRVCEINKVTKNPENYDLVIIGTPVWAATMATPIYSYLKEYGNQIKNLASFCTCGSSGYEKTLNKIAKTTGKTPIATMYLTKDEMENPEEKINNFENKINNR; from the coding sequence ATGAAAACATTAATTGTATATTATTCAAGAACACAGCAAACTGAAAAAATAGCTAAAGCTATCCAGAAAGGCCTGAATTGTGACATTGAAGAAATTACAGCTGAAAAAAAATATGACGGAATCATAGGATACATAAAAGGAGGATTTGATGCAGGTGCAAACAGAGTTTGTGAAATCAATAAAGTAACTAAAAACCCTGAAAATTATGATTTGGTTATAATTGGAACACCTGTTTGGGCAGCAACAATGGCAACACCAATATACAGCTATTTAAAAGAATACGGCAATCAAATCAAGAATTTAGCTAGTTTTTGTACATGCGGCAGCAGCGGATATGAAAAAACATTAAATAAAATAGCTAAAACAACTGGAAAAACTCCAATAGCTACAATGTATTTAACAAAAGATGAAATGGAAAATCCTGAAGAAAAAATAAATAACTTTGAAAACAAAATTAATAACAGGTGA
- a CDS encoding DUF5518 domain-containing protein yields the protein MTKWGPVFLGFILAVIVKSFFAHYEFIGLLLVGFIVGYICHDGAISGMWNAAVAGAFGTIVAAILFVIIATFGGALFGIFGGLVGFTVSGITTVFIVLGYLIYYAIVMGIAGGVGGLLSSKK from the coding sequence ATGACTAAATGGGGACCAGTATTTCTTGGTTTTATCCTTGCAGTAATTGTAAAATCATTCTTTGCACATTATGAATTTATAGGATTGCTTCTTGTCGGATTTATAGTAGGATACATATGTCATGACGGAGCAATAAGCGGAATGTGGAATGCTGCAGTTGCAGGAGCATTTGGAACCATAGTAGCTGCAATATTATTTGTTATAATTGCAACCTTTGGAGGAGCACTATTTGGAATCTTTGGAGGTTTGGTTGGATTTACAGTATCCGGAATTACAACCGTCTTCATAGTTTTAGGATATTTAATATACTATGCAATAGTCATGGGTATTGCTGGTGGTGTTGGAGGATTACTTTCTTCTAAAAAATAA
- a CDS encoding formate--phosphoribosylaminoimidazolecarboxamide ligase, which produces MGEVKLEDILEILNNYDKDNITIATLGSHTSLHILQGAKEEGFRTAIVCEKGREVPYQRFDVADEYIIVDKFKDIVNEDVQQKLRDMNAIVIPHGSFVAYAGLENVEDKFNVPMFGNRDILRWEAERDKERALLVEGEVRIPYKYDSPSEIDRPVMVKFPGARGGRGYFVASSPEEFNKKIEAMKSRGWLEDADVANAHIEEYVSGCNYCIHYFYSALEDKVELLGMDTRYESSIDGFVRMPAKDQLDIDLSPSYVVTGNHPAVIRESLLPQVFEMADKLVESAKKLVAPGLNGPFCMQTLVNDNLEVICFEISARTDGGTNTFMGGSPYSYLTYGKPMSMGRRIALEIKNAIKKEELEKIIT; this is translated from the coding sequence ATGGGCGAAGTTAAACTTGAAGATATTTTAGAGATATTGAATAATTACGACAAAGATAATATAACCATAGCTACTCTTGGAAGTCACACTTCTTTGCATATTTTACAAGGTGCAAAAGAAGAAGGTTTCAGAACAGCTATTGTTTGTGAAAAAGGAAGGGAAGTACCTTACCAACGTTTTGATGTTGCAGATGAATATATAATTGTTGATAAATTTAAGGACATTGTTAATGAGGATGTTCAACAAAAGCTTAGAGATATGAATGCTATTGTTATACCTCATGGTTCATTTGTAGCATATGCAGGTCTTGAAAATGTTGAAGATAAATTTAATGTTCCTATGTTTGGTAATAGGGATATTTTAAGGTGGGAAGCTGAAAGAGACAAGGAAAGAGCACTTCTTGTTGAAGGTGAAGTAAGAATACCTTACAAATATGATAGTCCTTCAGAAATTGACCGTCCTGTTATGGTTAAATTCCCTGGTGCAAGGGGAGGGAGGGGTTATTTTGTAGCATCATCTCCTGAAGAATTCAATAAGAAAATAGAAGCTATGAAATCTCGTGGATGGTTAGAAGATGCAGATGTAGCTAATGCACATATTGAAGAATATGTTTCTGGCTGTAATTATTGTATACATTATTTCTACTCCGCATTGGAAGATAAGGTTGAATTATTAGGTATGGATACAAGATATGAATCCAGTATTGATGGTTTTGTAAGAATGCCTGCAAAAGATCAATTGGATATTGATTTAAGCCCTTCTTATGTAGTTACTGGTAATCATCCGGCAGTTATTAGGGAATCATTACTTCCTCAAGTATTTGAAATGGCTGATAAATTGGTGGAAAGTGCTAAAAAACTTGTTGCTCCTGGATTGAATGGTCCGTTCTGTATGCAAACTTTAGTGAATGATAATTTAGAAGTGATCTGTTTTGAAATAAGTGCCAGAACTGATGGCGGAACCAATACATTTATGGGAGGTTCACCTTACAGTTATCTGACTTATGGAAAACCTATGAGTATGGGTAGAAGAATAGCCCTTGAAATTAAAAATGCGATTAAAAAAGAAGAATTGGAAAAAATAATAACTTAA